One genomic region from Prevotella sp. Rep29 encodes:
- a CDS encoding leucine-rich repeat domain-containing protein, translated as MEAKQLKLTFLLAVLMGMVGANAFAHDIGVKNADGVTIYYTYMNNKTELAVSYRGSYSSDYSDEYSGVVNIPESVTYNGMIYPVTSIGEYAFYYCSGLTSVTIPNSVTSIGTFAFYGCSGLTSVTIPNSVTSIGSVAFSSSVNVDENNTAYSSIDGVLFNKSQTELIRYPGGKQYTIPNSVTSIGSRAFFGCHGLTSVTIPNSVTSIGERAFEGCSGLTKVIVNDIAAWCNISFTDWNSNPLYYAKHLYSDENTEITNLVIPDGVTTIKDYAFDGCTGLTSVTIGNSVTSIGSYAFDGCTGLTSVTIGNSVTSIGFRAFADCTGLTSVTIPNSVTSIGLEPFYRCTGLTSVTINSNAIMSEKYYNTYNSLKGIFGEQVKSYTIGDGVTSIGGYAFYKCSGLTSVTIPNSVTSIGDRAFEYCSGLTKVIVNDIAAWCNISFTDWNSNPLTYAKHLYSDENTEITNLVIPDGVTTIKSYAFEDCSGLTSVTIGNSVTSIGKSAFSGCSGLTSVTIPSSVTHIDMSVTDVGVGLFFVTGAFAYCSSLIEINVDENNTAYSSIDGVLFNKSQTELILYPRGKQGAYVIPNSVTSIGNDAFRGCSGLASVTIPNSVTSIGDRAFVECSGLTSVTIGNSVTSIGDWAFYYCTGLTSVTIPNSVTSIGGAAFYGCTGLTSVTIGNSVTSIGAGAFSGCTGLTSVTIPNSVTSIEEYAFEDCDKLTDIYCYIVEPLTIEWSVFYGVPTNTCMLHVPVGSKVKYEAANYWKNFLNIVEDLMKERIAQTITWNNSQTTLLVNNEIELTAVASSGLPITYTIKSGNDYATLVTSGEKTFLRGVKAGTVIVEAKQVGNDEYQPINVEKVFTISELRTAQTITWSQSQAYVVGLNSDIELTAVASSGLPITYTIKSGSDCATLITSGDKTSLKGIKPGTVIVEAKQVGNSEYQPASVEKEFTISELRTAQTITWSQIQAYVVGLNSDIELTAVASSGLPITYVIKSGSDCATLITSGDKTSLRGIKIGTVVIEAKQDGNSEYQPASVEKEFTINKKTSQRITWSQEIEAVVGDSLILSATSSSGLPVAYRALDEDYCSKMEIKQNAKGQYVVHFSNRAPSIIEAYQEGNDTYNAAEPVRKYYNSLNPTETDGLMCINGIYYKYTDNTHTALKMVRGFKQYEGDIVFPAVVNGLPVTKMDSDATYICPLVTTIEFKEGHSHIEGVHYDMALEKLILPSTTSYIGYLVFFCCPKLKDIYLYAATPPEVASSYDYNQWNEGEGKTLYVPRGTKSAYENADFWKHFTIVEIDVPTGIISIDNSQSAIDNDVWFTLSGVRLNGKPTKAGIYIVNGKKVVIK; from the coding sequence ATGGAAGCAAAACAACTTAAACTTACATTTCTGCTCGCAGTGCTCATGGGCATGGTTGGAGCAAATGCATTCGCCCATGATATTGGGGTTAAGAATGCAGATGGCGTGACCATCTATTACACGTACATGAACAATAAGACGGAGTTGGCAGTCAGCTATCGAGGCTCATACTCTAGTGATTATTCCGATGAATATTCTGGAGTCGTCAATATCCCAGAATCTGTCACTTATAATGGAATGATTTATCCCGTGACGAGCATTGGAGAGTATGCGTTCTATTATTGCAGCGGTCTGACCTCCGTCACCATCCCCAACTCCGTGACGAGCATTGGAACGTTTGCGTTCTATGGTTGCAGCGGTCTGACCTCCGTCACCATCCCCAACTCTGTGACGAGCATTGGATCGGTTGCGTTCTCAAGCAGCGTCAATGTTGATGAGAATAATACTGCCTATTCTTCTATAGATGGCGTATTGTTTAATAAATCACAAACAGAACTGATTCGATATCCAGGTGGGAAACAATATACCATCCCCAACTCCGTGACGAGCATTGGATCTAGGGCGTTCTTTGGATGCCACGGTCTGACCTCCGTGACCATCCCCAACTCTGTGACGAGCATTGGAGAAAGGGCGTTCGAGGGCTGTAGCGGTCTGACAAAAGTGATTGTCAATGATATTGCAGCATGGTGCAATATCTCATTTACAGACTGGAATTCTAATCCTTTATACTATGCAAAGCATCTTTATAGTGACGAGAATACGGAAATTACGAATTTGGTAATACCTGATGGAGTAACGACTATAAAAGACTATGCGTTCGATGGTTGCACAGGTCTGACTTCCGTGACCATCGGCAACTCCGTGACGAGCATTGGAAGTTATGCGTTCGATGGTTGCACAGGTCTGACCTCCGTGACCATCGGCAACTCCGTGACGAGCATTGGATTTAGGGCGTTCGCTGATTGCACAGGTCTGACTTCCGTGACTATCCCCAACTCCGTGACGAGCATTGGACTTGAGCCGTTCTATCGTTGCACAGGTCTGACTTCCGTCACTATTAATAGTAACGCCATCATGTCAGAAAAATATTATAATACTTATAATTCCTTAAAAGGTATCTTTGGTGAACAGGTGAAAAGTTACACGATTGGTGATGGCGTGACGAGCATTGGAGGTTATGCGTTCTATAAATGCAGCGGCCTGACGTCCGTGACCATCCCCAACTCCGTGACGAGCATTGGAGATAGGGCGTTCGAATATTGTAGCGGTCTGACAAAAGTGATTGTCAATGATATTGCAGCATGGTGCAATATCTCATTTACAGACTGGAATTCTAATCCTTTAACCTATGCAAAGCATCTCTATAGTGACGAGAATACAGAAATTACGAATTTGGTAATACCTGATGGAGTGACGACTATAAAAAGCTATGCGTTCGAAGATTGCAGCGGTCTGACTTCCGTGACCATCGGCAACTCCGTGACGAGCATTGGAAAGTCAGCGTTCTCGGGTTGCAGCGGTCTGACCTCCGTCACCATCCCCAGTTCCGTGACGCACATTGACATGTCCGTCACGGACGTGGGAGTAGGACTATTCTTTGTAACTGGGGCGTTCGCTTATTGCAGCAGTCTGATAGAAATCAATGTGGACGAGAATAATACTGCCTATTCTTCTATAGATGGCGTATTGTTTAATAAATCGCAAACAGAACTGATTCTATATCCAAGGGGAAAGCAAGGGGCATACGTCATCCCCAACTCTGTGACGAGTATTGGAAATGATGCGTTCCGAGGTTGCAGCGGTCTGGCTTCCGTCACCATCCCCAACTCTGTGACAAGCATTGGAGATAGGGCGTTCGTTGAGTGCAGCGGTCTGACATCCGTGACTATCGGCAACTCCGTGACGAGCATTGGAGATTGGGCGTTCTATTACTGCACAGGTCTGACCTCCGTGACTATCCCCAACTCCGTAACGAGCATTGGAGGGGCTGCGTTCTATGGTTGCACAGGTCTGACCTCCGTCACTATCGGCAACTCTGTAACGAGCATTGGAGCTGGTGCGTTCTCAGGTTGCACTGGTCTGACCTCCGTCACCATCCCCAACTCCGTAACGAGTATTGAAGAGTATGCGTTCGAAGACTGTGATAAACTGACAGATATATATTGCTACATAGTAGAACCATTGACGATAGAGTGGAGTGTATTTTATGGAGTTCCTACAAACACCTGTATGCTTCATGTGCCTGTCGGAAGCAAGGTGAAATACGAAGCGGCGAACTATTGGAAAAATTTCCTGAATATCGTTGAAGACTTGATGAAGGAAAGAATAGCACAAACTATAACCTGGAATAATTCACAAACGACATTGCTTGTGAATAATGAAATAGAATTGACTGCTGTCGCATCGTCAGGGCTTCCCATTACTTATACTATTAAGTCTGGCAATGATTATGCTACTCTTGTTACAAGTGGGGAGAAAACTTTTTTGAGAGGTGTTAAAGCAGGAACTGTTATTGTCGAAGCGAAGCAAGTTGGAAATGATGAGTACCAGCCTATAAATGTGGAAAAAGTATTTACCATTAGTGAATTAAGAACTGCACAAACTATTACATGGTCACAAAGCCAAGCTTATGTAGTTGGTTTAAATTCTGACATTGAATTGACCGCAGTTGCTTCGTCTGGTTTGCCTATCACTTATACTATTAAATCAGGCAGTGATTGTGCAACACTTATAACGAGCGGGGACAAAACTTCTTTGAAAGGCATTAAACCAGGAACTGTTATCGTTGAAGCGAAACAAGTTGGAAATAGTGAGTACCAACCAGCAAGTGTGGAAAAGGAATTTACCATTAGTGAATTAAGAACAGCACAAACTATTACATGGTCACAAATCCAAGCTTATGTAGTTGGTTTAAATTCTGACATTGAATTGACCGCAGTTGCTTCGTCTGGTTTGCCTATCACTTATGTTATTAAATCTGGTAGTGATTGTGCGACACTTATAACGAGCGGAGACAAAACTTCTTTGAGGGGCATTAAAATAGGAACTGTTGTCATTGAAGCGAAGCAGGATGGAAATAGTGAGTACCAACCAGCAAGTGTGGAAAAGGAATTTACCATTAATAAAAAAACATCACAGAGAATAACATGGAGTCAAGAAATAGAAGCTGTAGTCGGAGATAGTTTGATTTTATCAGCGACTTCTTCGTCTGGACTTCCTGTTGCCTACAGGGCTTTGGATGAAGATTATTGCAGCAAAATGGAAATTAAACAAAATGCTAAAGGACAATATGTGGTACATTTTTCAAATAGAGCACCATCCATTATTGAGGCTTATCAAGAGGGGAACGACACATATAATGCTGCAGAACCTGTAAGAAAGTATTACAACTCATTGAACCCGACAGAGACAGACGGACTGATGTGTATTAATGGTATTTATTACAAATATACTGACAACACACACACAGCTTTGAAAATGGTCAGAGGATTCAAACAGTATGAAGGCGATATCGTGTTCCCCGCTGTTGTCAATGGTTTGCCTGTTACAAAGATGGATAGTGATGCCACCTACATTTGTCCATTGGTAACAACGATAGAGTTTAAAGAGGGACATTCACATATTGAAGGGGTACATTATGATATGGCATTGGAAAAACTTATATTACCCTCAACAACAAGTTATATAGGCTATTTGGTCTTTTTCTGCTGTCCCAAACTGAAAGATATATATTTGTACGCAGCAACACCTCCGGAAGTAGCTTCATCTTATGATTACAACCAGTGGAACGAAGGTGAAGGGAAAACGCTTTATGTACCTCGAGGGACGAAATCCGCATATGAAAATGCAGACTTCTGGAAACACTTTACTATCGTAGAAATTGACGTGCCGACAGGCATTATTTCAATAGATAATTCGCAATCGGCAATTGATAATGACGTTTGGTTTACGCTCAGCGGCGTGCGGCTCAACGGCAAACCGACAAAAGCGGGTATCTACATTGTTAATGGAAAGAAAGTTGTTATAAAATAA
- the pheS gene encoding phenylalanine--tRNA ligase subunit alpha yields the protein MILEKIESLLKEVSEVSASNAEELEALRLKYLSKKGEINALMADFRNVAADQKKAVGMKINELKQTAIEHINALREQMETKNDDSEELDLTRTAYPIKLGTRHPLTIVRNEIIDIFSRMGFTLADGPEVEDDLHIFTKMNFAADHPARDMQDTFFISQHPNDVTKNILLRSHTSSVQARVMERTQPPIRIICPGRVYRNEAITARAHCFFHQVEGLYIDKNVSFTDLKQVLLTFSQEMFGPETQIRLRPSYFPFTEPSAEMDISCHICGGKGCGFCKHTGWVEILGCGMVDPNVLELCGIDSNVYSGYAFGLGVERITNLKYLVSDLRMFSENDTRFLKEFESAN from the coding sequence TGAGCGAAGTGAGTGCCTCGAATGCTGAAGAATTAGAGGCGTTGCGACTGAAATATCTGAGTAAGAAAGGCGAAATCAATGCGCTGATGGCTGACTTCAGAAACGTGGCTGCCGACCAGAAAAAGGCGGTAGGCATGAAAATCAACGAGCTCAAGCAGACCGCCATTGAACACATCAACGCCCTTCGCGAGCAGATGGAGACGAAGAACGACGACTCTGAGGAGCTGGACCTGACGCGCACGGCTTATCCAATCAAACTGGGTACGCGCCATCCGCTGACCATCGTGCGCAACGAGATTATCGACATCTTCTCGCGCATGGGCTTCACGCTTGCCGACGGACCTGAGGTGGAAGACGACTTGCACATCTTTACGAAGATGAACTTCGCCGCCGACCATCCGGCACGCGACATGCAAGACACCTTTTTCATCTCGCAACATCCCAACGACGTAACGAAGAACATCCTGCTCAGAAGCCACACCAGTTCCGTGCAGGCACGTGTCATGGAGCGCACACAACCGCCCATCCGCATCATCTGTCCGGGACGCGTCTATCGGAACGAGGCGATTACCGCCCGCGCCCACTGCTTCTTCCATCAGGTCGAAGGACTTTACATCGACAAGAACGTATCGTTCACCGACCTGAAGCAAGTGCTTCTCACCTTCTCGCAGGAGATGTTCGGACCTGAAACGCAAATCCGCTTGCGCCCGAGCTACTTCCCCTTTACTGAACCCAGTGCCGAGATGGACATCTCATGCCACATCTGCGGTGGCAAGGGGTGCGGATTCTGCAAGCACACCGGATGGGTAGAGATTCTCGGTTGCGGAATGGTCGATCCGAACGTGCTCGAGCTTTGCGGCATCGACAGCAATGTCTATAGCGGATACGCTTTCGGCTTAGGCGTTGAGCGTATCACGAACTTGAAATACTTGGTCAGCGACCTGCGCATGTTCTCCGAGAACGACACGCGATTCCTGAAAGAGTTTGAGAGCGCAAACTGA
- a CDS encoding sialidase family protein, whose protein sequence is MKSLKTILLILSLTFSVQASYAQRVRLFETFKDSVPYRIPALAVCRDGSLIAVSDYRYCGNDIGYGAVDLHQRISHDGGKTWGLETLLARGTAEGNSNTFGYAYGDATIVADRQSDEVLMLCVSGKMVYFNSRRDNPNRVARFRSHDGGRTWQPAEEITDQIYGLFDQRKEGPVQGLFFGSGKICQSRKVKVGRYYRLYAAVLTHSGVFALYSDDFGESWKVLGDADTSPCPKGDEPKCEELPDGSVVLSARTTGRFFNVFTFSNKKKACGTWGEPVAARAFADIKNACNGEILLVKARSSATGKRVHLLLQSVPFGPQRRNVGFFYKELSGKNDAKRIGEEWHRGLQVSHELSAYSTMVQLADGRIGFQWEEGPTAYNIDYLPLSISEITLGEYR, encoded by the coding sequence ATGAAAAGCCTAAAAACCATCCTCCTCATACTCAGTTTGACATTCTCCGTGCAGGCTTCCTACGCGCAGCGTGTCCGTCTGTTCGAAACCTTCAAGGACTCCGTGCCGTACCGCATACCCGCACTGGCAGTCTGTCGCGACGGCAGCCTGATAGCCGTCAGCGACTATCGCTATTGCGGCAACGACATCGGTTATGGTGCCGTCGATTTGCACCAGCGCATCAGTCACGATGGCGGCAAGACATGGGGACTGGAGACGTTGCTCGCACGCGGCACGGCTGAGGGCAACAGCAACACGTTCGGCTATGCCTACGGCGATGCGACCATCGTGGCAGACAGGCAGAGCGATGAGGTGCTGATGCTGTGCGTGTCTGGAAAGATGGTGTATTTCAACAGCCGGCGCGACAATCCGAACCGTGTGGCACGCTTCCGCAGTCACGACGGCGGGCGCACATGGCAGCCGGCGGAAGAGATAACAGACCAGATTTACGGCTTGTTCGACCAGCGTAAGGAAGGACCCGTGCAGGGCTTGTTCTTCGGTTCGGGAAAAATCTGCCAGAGCCGGAAGGTCAAAGTGGGCAGATACTATCGCCTCTATGCTGCCGTACTGACACACTCCGGCGTCTTCGCGCTGTATAGTGACGACTTCGGCGAGTCGTGGAAGGTGCTCGGCGATGCCGATACGTCGCCATGTCCGAAGGGCGACGAGCCGAAATGCGAGGAACTGCCCGACGGCAGTGTCGTGCTGAGTGCGCGCACGACGGGACGTTTCTTCAACGTGTTTACATTCTCAAACAAGAAAAAAGCGTGCGGAACATGGGGCGAACCCGTTGCCGCCCGTGCCTTTGCCGACATCAAGAACGCCTGCAACGGCGAGATTCTTCTGGTGAAAGCACGCTCCTCAGCAACCGGAAAGCGGGTGCATCTGCTCTTGCAGTCGGTGCCTTTCGGTCCGCAGCGCCGCAATGTAGGCTTCTTCTATAAGGAACTGTCGGGGAAAAACGACGCGAAAAGGATAGGCGAGGAGTGGCATCGTGGGCTCCAGGTGAGCCACGAACTGTCAGCCTATTCAACGATGGTTCAGCTCGCCGACGGGCGCATCGGCTTCCAGTGGGAAGAAGGACCAACCGCCTACAACATCGATTACCTCCCGCTATCCATCAGTGAGATCACGTTAGGGGAATATCGTTGA
- the mscL gene encoding large-conductance mechanosensitive channel protein MscL — protein MGLIKEFKEFALKGNVMDMAVGVIIGGAFGKIVSSVVDNILMPLIGTLIGNDFANLTTKINGAEVKYGIFLQNVVDFLIIALCIFFALKAINKLSRKKEEEPAAPAGPTQEELLGEIRDLLKNK, from the coding sequence ATGGGACTTATCAAAGAGTTTAAAGAGTTTGCCTTAAAAGGCAATGTGATGGACATGGCTGTCGGTGTAATCATCGGCGGCGCATTCGGAAAAATCGTTAGTTCGGTCGTTGACAACATACTCATGCCGCTCATCGGAACGCTGATCGGCAACGACTTTGCCAACCTCACAACTAAAATTAACGGTGCAGAGGTGAAATATGGAATATTCCTCCAGAATGTGGTTGACTTCCTCATTATCGCGCTCTGTATCTTCTTCGCACTGAAAGCCATCAACAAGCTGTCAAGAAAGAAGGAAGAAGAGCCGGCTGCACCCGCAGGACCGACACAGGAGGAGTTGCTCGGCGAAATCCGTGATTTGCTGAAAAACAAATAA
- the gap gene encoding type I glyceraldehyde-3-phosphate dehydrogenase, whose amino-acid sequence MTKVAINGFGRIGRLAFRQMFEAEGYEVVAINDLTSPKMLAHLLKYDTAQGGFAGKYGEGKHTVECTDNSIIVDGKEITIYAMPNAAELPWGQLGVDVVLECTGFYTSKEKASAHIQAGAKKVVISAPAGNDLPTIVYNVNHKALTPADTVISAASCTTNCLAPMADALNKFAPICSGIMSTIHAYTGDQMILDGPQRKGDLRRSRAGACNIVPNSTGAAKAIGLVIPELNGKLIGSAQRVPTPTGSTTILVAVVKGKDITKEGINAAMKAASNESFGYTEDEIVSSDVIGMKFGSLFDATQTMVSKIDDDTYQVQVVSWYDNENSYTSQMIRTIKYLAELK is encoded by the coding sequence ATGACAAAAGTTGCTATTAACGGCTTTGGCCGTATTGGTCGCCTCGCTTTCCGTCAGATGTTCGAGGCTGAAGGTTATGAAGTAGTAGCTATCAACGACCTGACAAGTCCTAAGATGCTCGCTCACCTGTTGAAGTATGACACCGCACAGGGCGGTTTCGCTGGCAAGTATGGTGAGGGCAAGCACACGGTAGAGTGCACAGACAACTCAATCATCGTTGACGGTAAGGAAATCACTATCTATGCAATGCCCAACGCAGCCGAACTGCCTTGGGGACAGCTCGGCGTTGACGTAGTGCTCGAGTGCACAGGCTTCTATACCTCTAAGGAAAAGGCTTCTGCCCACATTCAGGCAGGTGCGAAGAAGGTGGTTATCTCTGCTCCCGCAGGAAACGACCTGCCCACCATCGTTTACAACGTGAACCACAAGGCGCTGACGCCTGCCGACACAGTCATCTCGGCTGCATCATGCACCACCAACTGTCTGGCTCCTATGGCTGACGCACTGAACAAGTTCGCACCCATCTGCAGCGGTATCATGTCAACCATCCACGCCTACACCGGCGACCAGATGATTCTCGACGGTCCGCAGCGCAAGGGCGACCTCCGTCGCAGCCGTGCAGGTGCTTGCAACATCGTGCCCAACTCAACGGGTGCTGCCAAGGCTATCGGTCTCGTTATTCCCGAACTGAACGGCAAACTCATCGGTTCTGCTCAGCGCGTGCCCACTCCTACAGGCTCGACAACCATCCTCGTTGCAGTCGTTAAGGGTAAGGACATCACGAAGGAAGGCATCAACGCAGCCATGAAGGCAGCCAGCAACGAGTCGTTCGGCTACACCGAAGACGAAATCGTCAGCAGCGACGTTATCGGCATGAAGTTCGGTTCGCTCTTCGATGCTACGCAGACCATGGTTTCTAAGATTGACGACGACACCTATCAGGTACAGGTTGTTTCTTGGTATGACAATGAGAACTCATACACTTCTCAGATGATTCGTACCATCAAATACCTCGCAGAGCTGAAGTAA
- a CDS encoding ATP-binding protein, translating to MIIKRDKYVEELLSKRWNRKVKIITGIRRCGKSFLLSTLYKDYLKDEGVPEDCFVEIALDRKEHIKYRNPNELYDYVLSQTQEESKQYYVFIDEIQLSFKVKNEDVNENLIPDEDKDMLYTTFYDVLNDLMARSNLDVYVTGSNSKMLSTDIVTNFRDRGTEIKVYPLSFKEYYAVSDLEKADALEEYLTYGGMPLAVTEKKEAEKRKYLADLHKNVYIKDIVERYKLKDDEVLEALIDSLASAVGSLTNPHNLANAAGTLMRRTTSDHTIKNYLDYLQEAYLFLAAKRYDVKGKRYFENTQKFYSMDLGLRNAKLNFRQQEKSHLMENMIYLELIRRGYSVDVGVVEVTRINEQGKKQQSQYEIDFVVNTGKEKIHIQSALNVNTKDKQSQETFSLKNSGDFFRKIVIVDGNTKQWTDEDGIMYVGVIPFLLEDATLGF from the coding sequence ATGATAATAAAGCGAGACAAATACGTAGAAGAGTTGCTGAGCAAACGGTGGAACAGGAAAGTGAAAATCATCACGGGTATCAGACGTTGCGGCAAGTCATTTCTCCTTTCAACCTTATATAAGGACTACCTGAAAGATGAGGGAGTCCCTGAAGATTGTTTTGTAGAAATTGCCCTCGATAGAAAGGAACATATCAAGTACAGGAACCCAAACGAATTGTACGACTATGTGCTCAGCCAGACTCAAGAAGAGAGCAAGCAGTATTATGTTTTCATTGATGAGATTCAGTTGTCATTCAAGGTAAAGAATGAGGATGTGAATGAGAATTTGATTCCCGACGAGGACAAAGACATGCTATATACTACGTTCTATGATGTCCTGAACGACTTGATGGCAAGAAGTAACCTCGACGTATATGTGACAGGCTCCAACTCAAAAATGCTCTCAACAGACATCGTCACCAATTTCCGTGACCGAGGAACGGAAATCAAGGTATATCCGCTGTCTTTCAAAGAGTATTATGCCGTTTCGGACTTGGAGAAGGCTGATGCTTTAGAAGAATATCTGACGTATGGCGGCATGCCACTGGCTGTTACCGAGAAGAAAGAAGCCGAGAAGCGCAAATATCTGGCAGATCTTCACAAAAATGTCTATATCAAAGATATTGTAGAACGCTACAAGTTGAAAGACGATGAGGTGCTTGAAGCGTTGATTGACTCGCTGGCTTCGGCTGTAGGGTCACTTACCAATCCGCATAATCTCGCCAATGCCGCAGGTACGCTGATGAGACGAACCACCTCCGATCATACCATCAAGAACTATCTGGATTATCTGCAAGAAGCCTACCTGTTTCTTGCAGCCAAACGCTATGATGTGAAAGGGAAACGCTACTTCGAGAATACCCAGAAGTTCTACTCAATGGATTTAGGACTGAGAAATGCCAAGTTGAATTTCCGGCAGCAAGAGAAGTCCCATCTGATGGAAAATATGATTTATCTTGAACTGATACGTCGAGGGTATAGCGTTGATGTGGGAGTTGTGGAAGTTACCCGTATCAACGAACAAGGCAAGAAGCAGCAGTCACAATATGAGATAGACTTTGTCGTCAATACAGGGAAAGAAAAAATCCATATTCAATCGGCATTAAATGTAAATACAAAGGATAAGCAGAGTCAAGAAACTTTCTCACTGAAGAACTCTGGAGATTTTTTCCGCAAGATTGTGATTGTGGACGGGAACACCAAACAATGGACGGATGAGGACGGCATCATGTACGTCGGTGTCATTCCCTTCCTACTCGAAGATGCGACACTTGGCTTCTGA
- a CDS encoding TlpA disulfide reductase family protein: MKTITTFALCLMLTMATTATAQTANDTAQRTDTIVPQYCVNGYFFTSKPDLPEGNISMTMLKDSKGNRVIAFTIDDVELPEELTRQAVPTERVHDGQKMLEDYQVLREMISLTRKPDNQPNHDAPQLNEPFPKFSAKDIDGKTWNNEAVKGKPMVINLWYSGCGPCLREMPELSTWKEMFPDVMFFSATFHDAVTTRRITEQRQFTWTHLVNEKEMMKWIDGKGFPLTIVVDKDGIVRHLVHGTSKQKRQAIVDCIRQQSSQ; the protein is encoded by the coding sequence ATGAAAACGATTACGACATTCGCCTTATGCCTGATGCTGACGATGGCGACAACGGCTACTGCCCAAACGGCAAACGACACGGCACAACGCACAGACACCATCGTACCGCAATACTGCGTCAACGGCTATTTCTTCACCTCGAAACCCGACCTTCCTGAAGGGAACATATCTATGACGATGCTCAAAGACAGCAAAGGAAACAGGGTCATTGCGTTCACCATCGACGACGTCGAGCTGCCGGAAGAGCTGACCAGACAAGCCGTTCCCACAGAACGGGTGCACGACGGGCAGAAAATGCTGGAGGATTATCAGGTGCTGCGCGAGATGATCAGCCTCACCCGGAAACCCGACAACCAGCCAAACCACGACGCACCGCAACTGAACGAGCCTTTCCCGAAATTCAGCGCTAAAGATATCGACGGAAAAACATGGAACAACGAGGCGGTAAAGGGCAAGCCGATGGTCATCAACCTATGGTATTCCGGCTGCGGACCGTGCCTGAGAGAGATGCCCGAACTGTCCACCTGGAAGGAGATGTTCCCCGATGTCATGTTCTTCTCGGCAACCTTCCACGACGCCGTAACCACACGGAGAATCACCGAGCAGCGCCAATTCACGTGGACGCACCTCGTCAACGAGAAGGAAATGATGAAATGGATTGACGGCAAAGGCTTCCCGCTGACCATCGTCGTTGACAAGGACGGCATCGTGCGCCATCTCGTTCACGGCACCAGCAAGCAGAAACGCCAAGCCATCGTTGACTGCATCCGCCAGCAATCATCCCAATGA